Proteins from one Mesorhizobium sp. M9A.F.Ca.ET.002.03.1.2 genomic window:
- the argB gene encoding acetylglutamate kinase, whose protein sequence is MTDLAATAEMQAALLSRALPYMQRYENKTVVVKYGGHAMGDNALGKAFARDIALLKQSGVNPIVVHGGGPQIGAMLTKMGIESKFEGGLRVTDQTTVEIVEMVLAGSINKEIVALINAEGEWAIGLCGKDGNMVFAEKARKTMIDPDSNIERVLDLGFVGEPIEVDRTLLDLLARSEMIPVLAPVAPGRDGHTYNINADTFAGAIAGACQATRLLFLTDVPGVLDKDKKLIDELTVAEAKALIRDGTVSGGMIPKVETCIEAIERGVEGVVILNGKTPHSVLLELFTEHGAGTLIVP, encoded by the coding sequence ATGACGGACCTCGCCGCCACCGCCGAAATGCAGGCCGCGCTGCTTTCGAGGGCGCTGCCCTACATGCAGCGCTACGAGAACAAGACGGTCGTGGTGAAATATGGCGGCCACGCCATGGGCGACAATGCGCTCGGCAAGGCCTTCGCCCGCGACATCGCGTTGCTGAAACAATCCGGCGTCAACCCGATCGTCGTGCATGGCGGCGGGCCGCAGATCGGCGCCATGCTGACCAAGATGGGCATCGAATCGAAATTCGAGGGCGGCCTGCGCGTCACCGACCAGACGACGGTCGAGATCGTCGAGATGGTACTGGCCGGCTCGATCAACAAGGAGATCGTCGCGCTGATCAATGCCGAGGGCGAATGGGCGATCGGCCTGTGCGGCAAGGACGGCAACATGGTTTTCGCCGAAAAGGCGCGCAAGACCATGATCGACCCGGACTCCAACATCGAGCGCGTGCTCGATCTCGGCTTCGTCGGCGAGCCGATCGAGGTCGACCGCACGCTCCTCGACCTTCTGGCGCGGTCCGAAATGATCCCGGTGCTGGCGCCGGTGGCGCCGGGCCGCGACGGCCACACCTACAACATCAATGCCGACACCTTCGCCGGCGCCATTGCCGGCGCCTGCCAGGCGACACGCCTGTTGTTCCTCACCGACGTGCCCGGCGTGCTCGACAAGGACAAGAAGCTCATCGACGAGCTGACCGTGGCCGAGGCAAAGGCCCTGATCCGCGACGGCACGGTGTCGGGCGGCATGATCCCCAAGGTCGAGACCTGCATCGAGGCGATCGAGCGCGGCGTCGAAGGCGTCGTCATCCTCAACGGCAAGACGCCGCATTCGGTGCTGCTCGAGCTGTTTACCGAACATGGCGCCGGCACGCTGATCGTGCCGTGA
- a CDS encoding thiol-disulfide oxidoreductase: MTTSAIPLWNFGRGKIAKVKYLDHAYDGLTAFTPFWAGAAIFSIAGDTYGLIGYKGLLYAVLSWGVVLFSLLLLLHPRRTDLLIGLVLVSLTLYALRMPVASNNKTIAAVMDGAILLSVAVLYLRAGRGGSIDRMALYEQIRVVARSLLAIMYFYGIFHKINTDFLDPSVSCAVGLYTPLARPFGLEDNLFGRYLAIYVTFVIEAIAIVSLYWKRYFAVGFILALVFHYVIPISAYSWYMDFSSLVFALYVLSIPAPASQALYRILLGAANPLRVTFGRIGILVPGGAVLLFTVTVVMLLHYAYPRGSFDMMVHSVWILIWAVVGGVAMIVLAYVALQNLPCQNVSAPRRPLWVYLVPGMFFLSCLSPYVGLKTESSINMFSNLHTEGGQTNHLLFTKPPYLFNYQNEVVKIVDSSEPYLVRQSRAGNYHILLDLKRRLRWNPEAWVTYVKDGETVTRAKAATFADDMPNVLERKFLVFKLVDFSRPKVCTH, from the coding sequence ATGACGACAAGCGCGATACCCTTGTGGAATTTTGGTCGCGGAAAGATCGCGAAAGTCAAATATCTCGACCACGCATATGACGGCCTGACTGCTTTCACCCCCTTCTGGGCAGGGGCCGCTATCTTCAGCATCGCCGGCGATACCTATGGCCTGATAGGCTACAAAGGACTTCTCTATGCCGTTCTGAGCTGGGGCGTGGTCCTGTTCAGCCTGCTTCTCTTACTCCATCCGCGACGGACGGACCTTCTGATCGGGCTCGTGTTAGTTTCGCTTACGCTCTATGCCCTGCGAATGCCGGTCGCCTCCAACAACAAGACGATCGCTGCGGTAATGGATGGGGCTATCCTGCTCAGCGTAGCGGTTCTCTATCTGCGGGCGGGCCGCGGCGGCTCCATAGACCGCATGGCGCTTTATGAACAGATCCGCGTCGTCGCCCGGTCGCTGCTCGCCATCATGTATTTCTACGGCATCTTCCACAAGATCAACACGGACTTCCTCGACCCTTCCGTGAGTTGCGCCGTCGGTCTCTACACGCCACTCGCGCGTCCGTTCGGGCTCGAGGACAATCTCTTCGGCCGGTATCTGGCGATTTACGTCACCTTCGTCATCGAGGCCATTGCCATCGTCTCGCTTTACTGGAAGCGCTATTTCGCCGTGGGGTTCATCCTCGCGCTCGTCTTCCACTACGTGATCCCGATCTCGGCCTATTCCTGGTACATGGACTTTTCCAGCCTGGTGTTCGCGCTATATGTGCTGAGCATCCCCGCGCCCGCCAGCCAGGCGCTCTATCGCATCTTGCTGGGAGCGGCCAATCCGTTACGCGTAACGTTCGGGCGGATCGGGATCTTGGTGCCGGGCGGAGCGGTTTTGCTGTTCACGGTCACCGTCGTCATGCTCCTCCATTACGCTTATCCCAGGGGCTCTTTCGACATGATGGTCCACTCCGTCTGGATCCTCATTTGGGCGGTAGTGGGCGGCGTGGCGATGATCGTGCTGGCCTATGTGGCCCTGCAGAACCTGCCTTGCCAGAACGTTTCCGCGCCGCGCCGGCCACTGTGGGTCTATTTGGTGCCGGGCATGTTCTTTCTCTCCTGTCTATCGCCCTATGTCGGGCTAAAGACAGAGAGCTCGATCAACATGTTCAGCAATCTGCATACGGAAGGCGGCCAGACCAACCATCTGCTCTTCACCAAACCGCCATACCTGTTCAACTATCAGAACGAGGTGGTGAAAATCGTCGATTCCTCGGAGCCCTATCTCGTCCGGCAGTCGCGGGCGGGCAATTACCACATCCTGCTCGATCTGAAGAGACGTCTCCGCTGGAATCCCGAGGCCTGGGTAACCTATGTGAAGGACGGCGAGACGGTCACGCGCGCGAAGGCGGCGACCTTTGCGGACGACATGCCCAACGTCCTTGAGCGCAAGTTCCTGGTTTTCAAGCTTGTGGATTTCTCGCGGCCGAAGGTCTGCACCCACTGA
- a CDS encoding DCC1-like thiol-disulfide oxidoreductase family protein, with amino-acid sequence MKPSGKAALIVYDGDCIFCQNYVRFARLRAAVGPVELLDARSGDPRVAGFQSQGFDLNEGMLFVFEDRVYHGEEAINLLAILSSSSSLFGWLNRKILSNRAAARLIYPALKLGRRATLRLRGRSLIPADLDRR; translated from the coding sequence ATGAAGCCGTCCGGGAAAGCGGCGCTCATCGTCTATGACGGCGATTGCATCTTCTGCCAGAACTATGTCCGCTTTGCCCGGCTGCGCGCCGCCGTCGGTCCCGTCGAGTTGCTCGACGCGCGCTCGGGCGACCCGCGCGTCGCCGGGTTCCAGAGCCAGGGCTTCGACTTGAACGAGGGCATGCTCTTCGTCTTCGAGGATCGCGTCTACCATGGCGAGGAAGCTATCAATCTCCTGGCGATCCTCAGCTCTTCTTCTTCGCTCTTTGGCTGGCTCAACCGCAAGATCCTCTCAAACAGGGCGGCCGCGCGGCTGATCTATCCGGCGCTCAAGCTCGGGCGTCGGGCCACCCTGCGGCTTCGCGGCCGCTCGCTCATCCCTGCCGACCTTGACCGCCGCTAA
- a CDS encoding sigma-70 family RNA polymerase sigma factor — protein sequence MKDRAAFDLLYRQTSAKLFGVCLRVLKDRGDAEEALQEAFVKIWTKADRFAVSDLSPISWLVAIARNHAIDRIRARREPAAYIDAALDVADPAPGPEAAAVAGGESERVYRCLDQLEKDRAAAVRGAYLDGESYADLAARHGVPLNTMRTWLRRSLLKLRECLER from the coding sequence ATGAAGGATCGAGCTGCGTTCGATCTGCTCTACCGGCAGACCAGCGCGAAACTTTTCGGCGTCTGCCTTCGTGTATTGAAGGATCGGGGGGATGCGGAAGAGGCTCTTCAAGAGGCCTTCGTCAAAATATGGACGAAGGCAGACCGTTTCGCCGTCTCGGATCTAAGCCCGATTTCCTGGCTGGTGGCCATTGCGCGCAATCATGCGATCGATCGGATAAGGGCGCGGCGAGAGCCTGCTGCCTATATCGATGCCGCGCTCGACGTGGCCGATCCGGCGCCGGGACCCGAGGCTGCGGCTGTTGCGGGAGGTGAATCCGAACGCGTCTACCGTTGTCTCGACCAATTGGAAAAGGACCGGGCGGCGGCCGTCCGGGGCGCCTATCTGGATGGCGAAAGCTATGCCGACCTGGCCGCACGCCATGGCGTGCCGCTGAACACGATGCGAACCTGGCTGCGGCGCAGCCTGTTGAAGCTCAGAGAGTGTCTGGAAAGATGA
- a CDS encoding anti-sigma factor: MTLADDNGPDPGGDDLFAAEYVLGVLDADEREIASRRIDADAAFAHLVDAWEVHLSPMIAAYPETEPPIRVKEAIDSRLFVAEPRAGLWSSLAFWRGLAAASVAALAITIAVPYLSPPVEQPQLVASLAADGSDVRYLVVYDAADREVGLSHVSGERAAGKDFELWMIEGKNAPVSMGVIPAGQTARMTIAPAVQERLAQGAVLAVSVEPTGGSPTGQPTGPVVAAGDLRGI, from the coding sequence ATGACGCTGGCAGACGATAACGGACCGGATCCCGGGGGCGACGACCTGTTCGCCGCCGAATACGTTCTCGGCGTGCTGGACGCGGACGAACGCGAGATCGCGTCGCGCCGCATCGACGCGGACGCCGCTTTCGCACACCTTGTCGATGCCTGGGAGGTGCATCTTTCGCCGATGATCGCCGCCTATCCGGAGACAGAGCCGCCGATCAGGGTCAAGGAGGCAATAGATAGCCGGCTGTTCGTGGCAGAGCCTCGCGCGGGCCTCTGGTCAAGCCTTGCCTTCTGGCGCGGTCTTGCCGCCGCTTCCGTTGCGGCGCTGGCGATCACTATCGCCGTGCCTTACCTCAGCCCGCCGGTCGAGCAGCCGCAGCTCGTCGCCTCGCTGGCTGCCGACGGCAGCGACGTTAGATACCTTGTCGTCTACGACGCCGCCGATCGCGAGGTCGGCTTGTCGCATGTCTCCGGCGAGCGTGCCGCCGGCAAGGATTTCGAACTGTGGATGATCGAAGGCAAGAATGCGCCGGTCTCGATGGGCGTCATCCCGGCCGGTCAGACCGCGCGTATGACGATTGCGCCGGCCGTGCAGGAAAGACTTGCGCAGGGCGCCGTGCTTGCGGTCAGCGTGGAGCCGACGGGCGGTTCGCCGACCGGCCAGCCGACCGGACCGGTTGTCGCCGCGGGCGATCTGAGAGGCATCTGA
- a CDS encoding fasciclin domain-containing protein, with amino-acid sequence MRKFATLLLAGTVAASALATAAYAENPMVGGAAMYATKTIVENAVNSKDHTTLVAAVKAGGLVDTLQSAGPFTVLAPTNDAFAALPVGTVDMLLKPENKDKLVKILTCHVIGAKAMAADVTKMAMDDGGAHKVKTVGGCELTLKADGGKVTATDENGNVANVTVADVEQSNGVIHVIDRVLLPKM; translated from the coding sequence ATGCGTAAATTCGCCACCCTTTTGCTTGCTGGAACGGTCGCCGCCTCCGCGCTCGCCACCGCCGCCTATGCCGAAAATCCGATGGTCGGCGGCGCCGCCATGTATGCCACCAAGACCATCGTCGAGAACGCCGTCAATTCGAAGGATCACACGACACTGGTCGCGGCCGTCAAGGCCGGCGGTCTGGTCGACACGCTGCAGAGTGCTGGTCCCTTCACCGTGTTGGCGCCGACCAACGACGCCTTTGCCGCGCTTCCGGTCGGCACGGTCGACATGCTGCTCAAGCCCGAAAACAAGGACAAGCTGGTCAAGATCCTGACTTGCCACGTCATCGGTGCCAAGGCGATGGCCGCCGACGTCACTAAGATGGCCATGGACGATGGTGGCGCGCACAAGGTCAAGACGGTTGGCGGCTGCGAGCTGACGCTCAAGGCCGATGGCGGCAAGGTCACCGCGACCGACGAGAACGGCAATGTCGCCAATGTGACGGTCGCCGATGTCGAGCAGTCGAACGGCGTCATCCACGTCATCGACAGGGTTCTCCTGCCGAAGATGTAA
- the msrB gene encoding peptide-methionine (R)-S-oxide reductase MsrB produces MNRRDLLLCGAAAIGAIAAATALMRMGGPQDARAAETFEVTKTEAEWRAILSDAAFKVLRKEGTEYPGTSPLLNEHRKGIFACAGCDLPLYSSETKFDSGTGWPSFWQEIPNAVGKTEDRSLGMTRTEVHCRRCGGHLGHVFEDGPPPTGLRHCINGVALTFKPATA; encoded by the coding sequence ATGAACCGTCGCGATCTTCTTTTATGCGGCGCGGCCGCCATTGGCGCTATTGCAGCCGCCACCGCTCTGATGCGCATGGGCGGACCGCAGGATGCACGCGCGGCCGAAACCTTCGAGGTTACCAAGACCGAGGCCGAGTGGCGCGCCATCCTGTCCGACGCGGCTTTCAAGGTGCTGCGCAAGGAAGGCACCGAATATCCGGGCACCAGCCCGCTGCTCAACGAACACCGCAAGGGCATCTTCGCCTGCGCCGGCTGCGACCTGCCGCTTTACTCCTCCGAGACCAAGTTCGATTCCGGCACCGGCTGGCCGAGCTTCTGGCAGGAGATTCCCAATGCTGTCGGCAAGACCGAAGACAGGTCGTTGGGCATGACACGTACCGAGGTCCACTGCCGCCGTTGCGGCGGTCATCTCGGCCACGTCTTCGAGGACGGCCCGCCGCCGACCGGCTTGCGCCATTGCATCAACGGCGTCGCCCTGACCTTCAAGCCAGCCACCGCCTGA
- a CDS encoding DUF2269 domain-containing protein produces the protein MLEDFLRLVHVLGATVLFGTGAGIAFFMAMAVRTRDPRIIADVAGIVVVADAVFTATAVVLQPLTGYGLARVTGWPLNEGWLIVSLVLYVFIGLFWLPVVWIQIRLRDMARYAAAEAATLPPSFHRLYRIWFAFGFPAFFAAIAIFWLMLTKPAITLFDLN, from the coding sequence GTGCTCGAAGACTTTCTTCGGCTTGTCCACGTACTCGGCGCGACAGTGCTGTTCGGCACCGGCGCCGGCATCGCCTTCTTCATGGCAATGGCGGTGCGAACCCGCGACCCTCGCATTATCGCTGATGTCGCCGGCATCGTTGTCGTCGCCGATGCCGTCTTCACGGCAACAGCTGTCGTGCTCCAGCCGTTGACAGGATACGGGCTGGCGCGTGTCACCGGCTGGCCGCTCAACGAGGGCTGGCTCATCGTGTCACTGGTGCTTTATGTCTTCATTGGCCTTTTCTGGCTGCCGGTGGTCTGGATCCAGATCCGCTTGCGCGACATGGCAAGGTATGCAGCCGCCGAGGCGGCCACCCTGCCGCCCAGCTTCCATCGGCTCTATCGCATCTGGTTTGCTTTCGGTTTTCCAGCCTTTTTCGCAGCGATCGCGATCTTTTGGCTGATGTTGACCAAACCCGCCATCACCCTGTTCGACCTCAACTAG
- a CDS encoding SDR family oxidoreductase — protein MNILILGATGFIGSAVTRRLADEGHQVTGLGRDPARAALKMPHVRWLAADLAGMTQSEDWQRALDGQQAVVNCAGALQDGLSDDLDATQEKAMLALYEAARERGLLIVQISAETESVGGNLPFLDTKRRADAALAASGIPYVILRPALVLGRNAHGGSALLRALAAFPLAIPLVYANSPITTVALDDVASAVNAAIQGTLPPGSDVALGSNERLTLKELVLLHRSWLGLPSAPVIAVPSAVARPVTWLADMAGRLGWRSPLRSTAMAVMSGGVEIRRPRNNDPPLSSAAETLAAAPAGVQDIWFARLYLLKSPTIIVLSLFWLISGLVPFLRFEAARSHFAALLPDRLASIMVVATCLADIVLGLSVLYRPWARRALVGMIFLTLAYLVAATLTEPALWLDPLGVLVKVVPSILLTLAALATLDER, from the coding sequence ATGAACATCCTGATTCTCGGCGCGACCGGCTTCATCGGTTCCGCCGTCACGAGAAGACTGGCGGACGAAGGCCATCAGGTCACGGGACTTGGGCGCGATCCCGCGCGTGCCGCATTGAAGATGCCGCATGTCCGCTGGCTGGCGGCGGATCTCGCCGGCATGACACAAAGCGAGGATTGGCAGCGCGCGCTGGATGGCCAGCAGGCTGTCGTCAATTGCGCCGGCGCGCTGCAGGATGGCCTTTCGGACGATCTCGACGCAACCCAGGAAAAGGCGATGCTGGCGCTCTACGAGGCGGCGCGGGAAAGAGGGCTGTTAATCGTCCAGATATCGGCGGAGACGGAAAGCGTTGGCGGTAACCTTCCCTTTCTCGACACCAAGCGGCGGGCAGACGCGGCTCTCGCCGCAAGCGGCATACCTTATGTCATCCTTCGTCCGGCGCTTGTCCTCGGCCGCAATGCGCATGGTGGCTCCGCGTTGCTAAGGGCTCTCGCAGCCTTTCCATTGGCGATCCCGCTGGTTTACGCCAACAGCCCCATCACGACAGTTGCCCTTGACGACGTCGCGAGCGCCGTCAACGCGGCCATTCAGGGCACCCTGCCACCCGGATCCGATGTTGCTCTCGGCAGCAATGAAAGGCTCACGCTGAAGGAACTGGTTCTATTACACCGTAGCTGGCTCGGCCTCCCTTCAGCTCCGGTAATTGCCGTGCCGTCCGCAGTCGCGCGACCGGTGACATGGCTCGCCGATATGGCCGGCAGGCTCGGTTGGCGTTCGCCGCTCCGCTCGACCGCGATGGCGGTCATGTCAGGTGGTGTCGAAATCCGACGGCCACGGAACAACGATCCGCCTCTCTCGTCGGCGGCCGAGACCCTGGCTGCCGCCCCTGCAGGGGTCCAGGACATCTGGTTCGCCCGCCTCTATCTGCTGAAATCGCCAACCATCATTGTCTTGTCGCTGTTCTGGTTGATCTCCGGCCTGGTGCCCTTCCTTAGGTTCGAGGCGGCGCGAAGCCATTTCGCCGCCCTTCTGCCTGATCGCCTTGCAAGCATCATGGTGGTCGCGACATGCCTCGCCGACATCGTTCTCGGGCTTAGCGTCCTATACCGACCCTGGGCAAGGCGTGCTCTTGTCGGCATGATCTTCCTGACGCTCGCCTATCTTGTTGCCGCAACGCTCACCGAACCCGCACTTTGGCTCGATCCGCTCGGAGTTCTCGTCAAGGTGGTGCCGTCGATTCTGCTGACGCTTGCAGCTCTTGCCACTTTGGATGAACGCTGA
- a CDS encoding DHA2 family efflux MFS transporter permease subunit — protein sequence MATATLTAGSEPAKPVDHIEPRRIIAFLAMVFGMFMAILDIQIVSASLSEIQAGLSASSDEIPWVQTAYLIAEVIMIPLSGFLSRMLSTRVLFTVSAAGFTAASALAATATNIDQMIVYRAIQGFIGGGMIPSVFAAAFTIFPPSRRAMVSPMIGLVATLAPTIGPTVGGYISHAMSWHWLFLINVVPGILVTAAAWSLIDFDKPDLSLFRKFDWWGLAGMAAFLGSLEYVLEEGPNNDWLQDQAVFICAILMTTGAVLFFWRAFTAEEPIVDLKAFTNVNFAFGSLFSFVIGIGLYGLTYLYPVFLGRIRGYDSLMIGEALFVSGLAMFATAPISGILSRKMDPRLMMMIGFLGFAAGTWRMTHLTADWDFWELLVPQILRGASMMLCMVPINNIALGTLPPERLKNASGLFNLTRNLGGAVGLAVINTVLIDRNAFHYARLAEHVQWGSAEAQTKLQNMTLDFQQNAGLDASKAAISKLSATVQQQASLLSFMDVFYLLTALFATLAIFVLFIRKPAEPGGGGGH from the coding sequence ATGGCGACCGCAACCCTGACCGCGGGATCGGAGCCGGCCAAGCCGGTCGATCACATCGAGCCGCGTCGCATCATCGCCTTCCTGGCTATGGTGTTCGGCATGTTCATGGCGATCCTGGACATCCAGATCGTTTCGGCCTCGCTGTCCGAGATCCAGGCGGGCTTGAGCGCAAGCTCCGACGAGATCCCGTGGGTGCAGACCGCCTATCTGATCGCCGAAGTCATCATGATCCCGCTGTCCGGTTTTCTCAGCCGGATGCTGTCGACGCGTGTGCTGTTCACCGTCTCCGCAGCCGGCTTCACTGCGGCCAGTGCGCTGGCGGCGACCGCCACCAACATCGATCAGATGATCGTCTACCGCGCCATCCAGGGCTTCATCGGCGGCGGCATGATTCCGAGCGTCTTCGCTGCCGCGTTCACCATCTTTCCGCCGTCGCGCCGCGCCATGGTGTCGCCGATGATCGGTCTGGTGGCGACGCTGGCGCCGACCATCGGCCCGACCGTCGGCGGCTATATCAGCCATGCCATGTCCTGGCACTGGCTGTTCCTGATCAATGTGGTGCCCGGCATCCTGGTGACCGCCGCGGCATGGTCGCTGATCGACTTCGACAAGCCCGATCTCAGCCTGTTCCGCAAGTTCGACTGGTGGGGCCTTGCCGGCATGGCAGCCTTCCTCGGTTCGCTCGAATATGTGCTCGAGGAGGGTCCTAACAATGACTGGCTTCAGGACCAGGCCGTTTTCATCTGCGCCATTCTGATGACGACCGGCGCGGTGCTGTTCTTCTGGCGCGCCTTCACCGCCGAGGAGCCGATCGTCGACCTGAAAGCCTTCACCAACGTCAACTTCGCTTTCGGCTCGCTGTTCTCCTTCGTCATCGGCATCGGCCTCTACGGCCTGACCTATCTCTATCCGGTGTTCCTCGGACGCATCCGCGGCTACGATTCCTTGATGATCGGCGAGGCGCTGTTCGTCAGCGGCCTGGCCATGTTCGCCACCGCGCCCATTTCCGGCATCCTGTCACGCAAGATGGATCCGCGGCTGATGATGATGATCGGCTTCCTCGGCTTCGCAGCCGGGACCTGGCGGATGACCCATCTGACCGCCGACTGGGATTTCTGGGAACTTTTGGTGCCGCAGATCCTGCGCGGCGCCTCGATGATGCTGTGCATGGTGCCGATCAACAACATCGCGCTGGGGACGCTGCCGCCCGAGCGGCTGAAGAACGCATCCGGCCTGTTCAACCTCACCCGCAACCTCGGTGGCGCGGTCGGCCTTGCCGTCATCAACACCGTGCTGATCGACCGCAACGCCTTCCACTACGCAAGGCTGGCCGAGCATGTGCAATGGGGCAGTGCCGAGGCGCAGACCAAGCTGCAGAACATGACGCTCGACTTCCAGCAGAATGCCGGCCTGGACGCCTCCAAGGCGGCTATCTCCAAACTGTCCGCCACGGTCCAGCAACAGGCGTCGCTGCTGTCCTTCATGGACGTGTTCTACCTCTTGACGGCGCTGTTCGCCACGCTGGCGATCTTCGTCCTGTTCATCCGCAAGCCGGCGGAACCGGGCGGCGGCGGCGGGCACTAA
- a CDS encoding HlyD family secretion protein, whose translation MSSNAPVTAEVRPFPNAKVAPATEAPNAPTVPAISPPAEAPAKKKRSARSFLLPVIALGLLGAGAWYGYDYWTDGRFMISTDDAYVQADMAFISPKISGYVDQVKVIENQQVKAGDPLLIVDNGDYKIAVAQAEAEIATLSKTLDRIDAQTEAARATLNQAQAQKTADQAAADNAARVQARAAQLLKTHVGTQAQLDDAQTAVEQANAALAGADAQIAAAQANIGVLQAQRAETASTLASLQLARDKAARDLSFTVLRAPYDGVVGNRSVEQGDLISPGQKLAVIVPMDKLYIVANFKETQLAQLVPGEKVRISVDAIDGQDFEGTVSSLAPASGAVFSLLPPENATGNFTKVVQRVPVRIDVPADVLKTGKLRAGLSVVVAVDSRTAPSASK comes from the coding sequence ATGTCCTCGAACGCGCCAGTCACCGCCGAAGTCCGTCCATTCCCCAACGCCAAGGTCGCGCCAGCAACCGAGGCGCCGAACGCACCGACCGTGCCCGCAATCAGCCCTCCGGCCGAGGCGCCGGCCAAAAAGAAACGTTCGGCGCGCTCCTTTCTGCTGCCCGTCATCGCGCTTGGCTTGCTGGGCGCCGGCGCCTGGTACGGCTACGACTATTGGACCGACGGGCGCTTCATGATCTCAACGGACGACGCCTATGTCCAGGCCGACATGGCGTTCATTTCGCCGAAAATCTCCGGCTATGTCGATCAGGTCAAGGTAATCGAGAACCAGCAGGTGAAAGCCGGCGACCCGCTGCTGATCGTCGACAACGGCGACTACAAGATAGCGGTCGCCCAGGCCGAGGCTGAGATCGCCACCTTGAGCAAGACGCTCGACCGCATCGACGCCCAGACCGAGGCGGCGCGCGCAACGCTCAATCAGGCGCAGGCGCAGAAGACCGCCGATCAGGCCGCCGCCGACAATGCGGCGCGTGTTCAAGCGCGCGCCGCCCAGTTGCTGAAGACACATGTCGGCACCCAGGCTCAACTGGATGATGCCCAGACCGCGGTCGAGCAGGCCAATGCCGCGCTTGCAGGCGCCGACGCCCAGATCGCGGCGGCGCAGGCCAATATCGGTGTGCTTCAGGCGCAGCGCGCGGAGACGGCAAGCACGCTGGCGTCGCTGCAGCTTGCCCGGGACAAAGCCGCGCGGGATCTGTCCTTCACCGTGCTGCGCGCGCCCTATGACGGTGTGGTCGGCAACCGCTCCGTCGAGCAGGGCGACCTGATCAGCCCCGGACAGAAGCTCGCCGTCATCGTGCCGATGGACAAGCTCTATATCGTCGCCAATTTCAAGGAGACCCAGCTTGCCCAACTGGTGCCCGGCGAAAAGGTCAGGATTTCGGTCGATGCGATCGATGGCCAGGATTTCGAAGGCACCGTCTCGTCGCTGGCGCCGGCTTCCGGCGCGGTGTTCTCGCTGCTGCCGCCGGAAAACGCCACCGGCAATTTCACCAAGGTCGTGCAGCGTGTCCCGGTTCGCATCGACGTGCCGGCGGACGTGCTGAAGACAGGCAAGCTGCGCGCGGGCCTCAGCGTCGTCGTCGCCGTCGACAGCCGCACCGCACCTTCCGCATCGAAGTAA
- a CDS encoding TetR/AcrR family transcriptional regulator: MTDPDTGPLPDAGKDPCDLLDSLRRGRPAAGQDPVKRSQIIDGARRVFIDKGFEAASMNDITREAGVSKGTIYVYFANKEELFEALIEEERGTIFKNMYDMLDRADDLRETLVKFGKVLSLKITSAKVVQAQRTVIGASDRIPELGARFYERGPKRGHDKVVAFLNAAIERGMLRIDDVDLAAYQFTELCLAGLFRQCIFAYRTKAPSQDEIDHIVRSGVGMFLKAYGTERLAAEESTQTIALEAKS; this comes from the coding sequence ATGACCGACCCTGACACCGGCCCTCTGCCTGACGCTGGCAAGGACCCGTGCGACTTGCTGGACAGCCTGCGCCGCGGCCGCCCGGCAGCGGGACAGGATCCGGTCAAGCGCAGCCAGATCATCGACGGCGCGCGCCGTGTTTTCATCGACAAGGGCTTCGAAGCTGCGTCGATGAACGACATCACCCGTGAGGCCGGCGTTTCCAAGGGAACGATCTATGTCTACTTCGCCAACAAGGAAGAGCTGTTCGAGGCGCTGATCGAGGAAGAACGCGGCACGATTTTCAAGAATATGTATGATATGCTCGACCGCGCCGACGACCTTCGCGAGACGCTGGTGAAGTTCGGAAAGGTGCTGTCCCTCAAGATCACGTCGGCTAAGGTCGTTCAGGCGCAGCGTACGGTGATCGGCGCGTCCGACAGGATTCCCGAACTTGGCGCGCGTTTTTACGAACGCGGCCCGAAACGCGGCCATGACAAGGTCGTGGCCTTTCTCAATGCCGCCATCGAGCGCGGCATGCTGCGGATAGACGATGTCGATCTTGCCGCCTATCAGTTCACTGAACTGTGCCTGGCCGGTCTCTTCCGTCAGTGCATATTCGCCTACCGCACCAAGGCACCCAGCCAGGATGAAATCGACCACATCGTCAGGTCAGGCGTCGGCATGTTCCTGAAGGCTTACGGCACCGAAA